In Bradyrhizobium sp. CCBAU 051011, the following are encoded in one genomic region:
- a CDS encoding cupin domain-containing protein gives MNQQAVVSKFSHVKPGDTEFKGGGLRDFFLYRDLGIADATGGQVICHLVKANPDLPPEEGTGWHKHECEFQIVIMTKGWARFMYEDKSTLVQAGDVVHQRPGIPHYLYDYSEDMEYLEIVSPADFKTIDVPPAVDKVPPPTPWS, from the coding sequence ATGAACCAGCAGGCTGTCGTCAGCAAATTCTCCCACGTCAAACCCGGCGATACCGAATTCAAGGGCGGAGGTCTGCGCGACTTCTTCCTGTATCGCGATCTCGGCATCGCCGATGCCACCGGCGGGCAGGTGATCTGCCATCTGGTCAAGGCCAATCCCGACTTGCCGCCCGAGGAGGGCACCGGCTGGCACAAGCACGAATGCGAATTCCAGATCGTGATCATGACCAAGGGCTGGGCGCGCTTCATGTATGAGGACAAGTCGACGCTGGTGCAGGCCGGCGACGTCGTGCACCAGCGGCCCGGCATCCCGCATTACCTCTACGACTACTCGGAGGACATGGAGTACCTTGAGATTGTCAGCCCCGCCGACTTCAAGACGATCGACGTGCCGCCTGCCGTCGACAAGGTGCCGCCGCCCACCCCGTGGAGCTGA
- a CDS encoding bifunctional protein-serine/threonine kinase/phosphatase, whose protein sequence is MPRELKISVGQFSDKGAKETNQDFHGILIPDEPLLSLKGIAVVLADGISTSKVSRVAAESAVKGFLTDYYCTSESWSVRTSAQRVLEATNSWLHSQTRSQYAYDKDRGYVCTLSAMVIKSTTAHLFHIGDSRIYRLSGNTLEQLTNDHRIVISSQQSYLGRALGVNPQIEIDYQMLRIEPGDVFVLATDGIYEHLSARRMAKAVNEGGGDLDAAAKGIVDQAFEAGSTDNLTVQIVRVDQVPDGAAAEVFAQPHELPLPPLLEARAVFDGYRIVRELHGSSRSHIYLAVDIETDAVVTIKIPSIDLRDDPAYLKRFMMEEWVARRIDSPHVLKPCLLQRKRNFLYVATEYIDGQTLTQWMIDNPKPSLETVRDIVEQIAKGLRAFHRKEMLHQDIRPDNIMIDATGTVKIIDFGSTKITGVVEAEPSGMRNDILGTQQYTAPEYFLGEPATTRSDLFSLGVITYQMMTGKLPYGAQIAQARTRSQFNKLVYRPASHGDRDIPQWIDGTLEKAVHPNPLKRYDSFSEFLFDLRHPNANYLSTSRTPLIDRNPLLFWKSTTIVLALAVIVLLAMQHMHR, encoded by the coding sequence ATGCCGCGCGAGCTGAAAATATCGGTCGGACAATTTTCCGATAAGGGAGCCAAGGAAACCAACCAGGATTTCCATGGCATCCTGATCCCGGACGAGCCGCTGCTCAGCCTCAAGGGCATAGCCGTCGTGCTGGCTGACGGCATCAGCACGAGCAAGGTCAGCCGGGTCGCCGCGGAATCGGCGGTCAAGGGGTTTTTGACCGACTATTACTGCACCTCGGAATCCTGGTCGGTGCGTACCTCGGCGCAGCGGGTGCTGGAGGCGACCAATTCCTGGCTGCATTCGCAGACGCGCAGCCAGTATGCCTATGACAAGGATCGCGGTTACGTCTGCACGCTCTCCGCCATGGTCATCAAGTCGACCACGGCGCATCTCTTTCACATCGGCGATTCCCGCATCTATCGTCTCTCCGGCAACACGCTGGAGCAACTGACCAACGATCACCGCATCGTCATCTCCTCGCAGCAGAGCTATCTCGGCCGGGCGCTCGGCGTAAATCCGCAAATCGAGATCGACTACCAGATGTTGCGGATCGAGCCGGGCGACGTCTTTGTGCTCGCAACCGACGGCATCTACGAGCATCTGAGCGCCCGTCGCATGGCAAAGGCGGTGAACGAGGGCGGCGGCGATCTCGACGCGGCCGCGAAGGGGATTGTCGACCAGGCCTTTGAAGCCGGCAGCACCGACAATCTCACCGTCCAGATCGTCCGCGTCGATCAAGTGCCCGACGGTGCCGCGGCCGAAGTGTTCGCGCAGCCGCATGAACTGCCGCTGCCGCCGCTTCTGGAGGCGAGGGCGGTCTTCGACGGCTACCGGATCGTCCGCGAGCTTCACGGCTCCAGCCGAAGCCACATCTATCTCGCCGTCGACATCGAGACCGACGCGGTCGTCACCATCAAGATTCCGTCGATCGATCTGCGCGACGATCCCGCTTACCTGAAGCGGTTCATGATGGAGGAGTGGGTGGCGCGGCGGATCGATAGCCCACATGTGCTGAAACCCTGCCTGCTGCAGCGCAAGCGCAACTTCCTCTATGTCGCGACCGAATACATCGACGGCCAGACGCTGACGCAGTGGATGATCGATAACCCGAAGCCGAGCCTTGAGACCGTGCGCGACATCGTCGAGCAGATCGCCAAGGGTCTGCGCGCCTTCCACCGCAAGGAAATGCTGCACCAGGACATCAGGCCCGACAACATCATGATCGACGCCACGGGAACGGTGAAGATCATCGATTTCGGCTCGACCAAGATCACGGGCGTCGTCGAGGCCGAGCCATCAGGCATGCGCAACGACATCCTCGGCACCCAGCAATATACCGCGCCGGAATATTTTCTCGGCGAGCCGGCGACAACGCGCTCGGACCTGTTTTCGCTCGGTGTCATCACCTACCAGATGATGACGGGAAAACTGCCCTACGGCGCGCAGATCGCGCAGGCGCGAACGCGGTCGCAATTCAACAAGCTGGTCTACCGTCCGGCATCGCATGGCGACCGCGACATACCGCAATGGATTGACGGCACGCTGGAAAAGGCCGTGCATCCCAATCCCCTCAAACGCTACGACAGTTTTTCGGAATTTTTGTTCGACCTGCGCCATCCCAATGCGAACTATCTCTCGACGTCGCGGACGCCGCTGATCGATCGCAATCCGCTGCTGTTCTGGAAAAGCACCACGATCGTGCTGGCGCTCGCCGTGATCGTGCTGCTCGCCATGCAGCACATGCATCGCTAG
- a CDS encoding mandelate racemase/muconate lactonizing enzyme family protein, translated as MLITKVRAHHIRIPYDAGVASFKQGASSISALEIVMVEISTDVGITGWGDAFAYVCPRTSFAAIEEMIAPQAHGQEVPDAAGIPAFMEQIQRNLHLFGRYGITMFAISALDIALWDLAAKVEGVPLHRLIGEARRTHIPAYASLLRIGKPELIARECETALRQSYKAIKLHETTTQAVYAARKTIGPSIPLMVDMNCPLNGEDAIAFAHSCRDAAPMFLEEPVWPPEDFATLAEVRSKGGLNVAAGENACTVHQFRQMMKAGAVSHAQPSVIKVGGITEYLDVVALADELGVRLAPHSPYFGPGFLATLHLMSLRDDTSFVEVFSMKRAACLWRGRIDVDADGNVEVPQGSGLGYEPDKAVMEQYRVA; from the coding sequence ATGCTCATCACGAAGGTTCGGGCGCATCATATCCGCATTCCCTATGACGCGGGGGTGGCCAGTTTCAAGCAGGGCGCTTCCTCGATATCGGCTCTGGAAATCGTCATGGTGGAAATTTCCACCGACGTCGGCATCACCGGCTGGGGCGATGCCTTTGCCTATGTCTGCCCGCGAACAAGCTTTGCTGCTATCGAGGAAATGATCGCACCGCAGGCGCATGGACAGGAAGTCCCCGACGCGGCAGGCATTCCAGCCTTCATGGAACAGATCCAGCGCAACCTGCATCTGTTCGGCCGCTATGGCATCACCATGTTTGCGATCTCGGCGCTGGATATCGCGCTGTGGGACCTTGCCGCCAAGGTCGAGGGCGTGCCGCTGCACCGCCTGATCGGCGAGGCCAGGCGCACGCACATTCCCGCCTATGCGAGCCTGCTGCGGATCGGCAAGCCCGAACTCATTGCACGCGAATGCGAGACTGCCCTGCGGCAGAGCTACAAGGCGATCAAGCTCCATGAGACCACGACACAAGCCGTGTATGCCGCGCGCAAAACGATCGGTCCCAGCATTCCGCTGATGGTCGACATGAATTGTCCGCTCAATGGTGAGGATGCGATCGCGTTCGCGCATTCCTGCCGCGACGCCGCGCCGATGTTCCTGGAGGAGCCGGTCTGGCCGCCGGAAGATTTTGCCACGTTGGCCGAAGTGCGGAGCAAAGGCGGGCTCAATGTGGCGGCGGGCGAGAATGCCTGCACGGTGCACCAGTTCAGGCAGATGATGAAGGCGGGCGCGGTGAGCCATGCGCAACCCTCCGTCATCAAGGTCGGCGGGATCACCGAATATCTTGATGTCGTCGCGTTGGCCGACGAACTCGGCGTCAGGCTTGCGCCGCACTCGCCGTATTTCGGGCCGGGCTTCCTGGCGACGCTGCACCTGATGTCGTTACGCGACGATACAAGTTTCGTCGAAGTATTCTCCATGAAACGCGCCGCATGCTTGTGGCGCGGCCGCATCGATGTCGACGCCGATGGCAATGTCGAGGTGCCGCAAGGGTCGGGGCTCGGTTATGAACCCGACAAGGCCGTCATGGAGCAATACCGCGTGGCGTGA
- a CDS encoding polyhydroxyalkanoate depolymerase, whose product MMSMMYQAYQNHMDLTSPWRTGASAALKYLNLVPQGVSDKLFGRLAASLELISRSSLTYHRPAYGIDRVLVGNQELEVTEEVTYATPFGSLLHFKKENAPEQPRLLLVAPMSGHFATLLRSTVKTLLQDHDVYITDWHNPRDIPLGHGRFGLEDYTDHLITFLDKIGPRAHMVAICQPSVSALAAAAVMSEDNHPARPATLTLMAGPIDTRIQPTKVNEFAKSKPINWFEKNLINYVPVQCKGAFRKVYPGFVQLTAFVTMNLERHIKQHIDLANHLAKGEKEKAAVIKTFYDEYFAVMDLPAEFYIETVRDVFQEHLLPQGKLMHRGRPVNPASIRRMGLMTVEGEKDDICSIGQTLAAQDLCTGVRAYRKVHHMQAGVGHYGVFSGKRWNNEIYPLLRDFVHVNA is encoded by the coding sequence ATGATGTCAATGATGTACCAAGCCTATCAGAACCACATGGACCTGACGTCGCCATGGCGGACCGGGGCGTCGGCGGCGCTGAAATACCTCAATCTGGTACCGCAGGGCGTCTCGGACAAATTGTTCGGACGGCTCGCCGCCTCGCTCGAGCTGATCTCGCGCTCCTCCCTCACCTATCACCGGCCGGCCTATGGTATCGACCGGGTGCTGGTCGGCAACCAGGAACTGGAGGTGACCGAGGAGGTCACCTATGCCACGCCGTTCGGGTCGCTGCTGCACTTCAAGAAGGAGAACGCGCCGGAGCAGCCGCGGCTGTTGCTGGTGGCGCCGATGTCCGGCCATTTCGCCACCCTGCTGCGCAGCACGGTGAAGACGCTGCTGCAGGACCACGACGTCTACATCACCGACTGGCATAATCCGCGCGACATTCCGCTTGGCCACGGCCGGTTCGGGCTGGAGGATTACACCGATCACCTCATCACCTTCCTCGACAAGATCGGCCCGCGCGCGCACATGGTGGCGATCTGCCAGCCGTCGGTCTCGGCGCTGGCTGCGGCTGCCGTGATGTCGGAGGACAACCACCCGGCCCGGCCGGCGACGCTGACCCTGATGGCCGGTCCGATCGATACGCGGATCCAGCCGACCAAGGTCAACGAATTCGCCAAGAGCAAGCCGATCAACTGGTTCGAGAAGAACCTGATCAATTACGTGCCGGTGCAGTGCAAGGGCGCGTTCCGAAAAGTCTATCCCGGCTTCGTGCAGCTCACCGCCTTCGTCACGATGAACCTGGAGCGGCACATCAAGCAGCACATCGACCTCGCCAATCATCTGGCGAAGGGCGAGAAGGAGAAGGCGGCAGTCATCAAGACCTTCTACGACGAATATTTCGCCGTGATGGATCTGCCCGCCGAATTCTATATCGAAACCGTGCGCGACGTATTTCAGGAGCATCTGTTGCCGCAAGGCAAACTGATGCATCGCGGCCGGCCGGTGAACCCGGCCTCGATCCGGCGCATGGGCCTGATGACGGTCGAGGGCGAAAAGGACGACATCTGCTCCATCGGGCAGACACTGGCGGCGCAGGACCTCTGCACCGGCGTGCGCGCCTATCGCAAGGTGCACCACATGCAGGCCGGCGTCGGCCATTACGGCGTGTTCTCCGGCAAGCGCTGGAACAACGAGATCTATCCGCTGCTGCGCGATTTCGTGCATGTGAATGCGTGA
- a CDS encoding AraC family transcriptional regulator encodes MNPAQKALWYIESHLAEPLTLDDIARVAGVSRFHVVRAFAAATGFSVMRYVRARRLSKAAQALAAGAPDILSLALEADYSSHEAFTRAFRDHFGVTPEAVRAATCLDRLKLQEPIVMDSTLLENLKPPRFETSKPLLIAGIGERCTHENGGAGIPNQWEQFHHKVDAIPARIGKVAYGVCCNGDDAGFDYIAGVEVADFSDLPREFARVRIPEQKYAVFTHAEHISTIRRTVNTIWNHWLPASGMKAADAPNFERYDENFDPATGNGGLEIWIPIRE; translated from the coding sequence ATGAATCCGGCCCAGAAAGCGCTCTGGTACATTGAAAGCCATCTCGCCGAGCCACTGACGCTCGACGACATCGCTCGCGTTGCCGGCGTCTCGCGCTTTCACGTGGTGCGGGCGTTCGCCGCAGCCACCGGATTTTCGGTCATGCGCTATGTGCGTGCCCGCCGACTCAGCAAGGCGGCGCAGGCGCTCGCGGCAGGCGCGCCTGACATTCTGAGCCTCGCGCTGGAGGCGGATTACAGCTCTCACGAAGCTTTCACCCGCGCGTTCCGCGACCATTTCGGCGTCACGCCCGAAGCGGTCCGCGCCGCAACGTGCCTCGATCGTCTCAAGCTTCAGGAGCCCATCGTCATGGATTCAACCCTGCTCGAAAATCTCAAGCCGCCACGTTTCGAAACCTCCAAGCCGCTGCTCATAGCCGGCATCGGCGAACGCTGCACGCATGAAAACGGCGGCGCCGGTATTCCCAACCAGTGGGAGCAGTTTCACCACAAGGTCGACGCCATTCCCGCGCGCATCGGCAAGGTCGCCTATGGCGTCTGCTGCAACGGCGACGACGCTGGTTTCGACTACATCGCCGGCGTCGAGGTCGCCGACTTCTCCGACTTACCGCGCGAGTTCGCGCGCGTGCGGATTCCCGAACAGAAATACGCGGTGTTCACCCACGCAGAGCACATCTCGACCATCCGCCGCACCGTCAACACGATCTGGAATCACTGGCTGCCGGCCTCCGGCATGAAGGCCGCCGACGCGCCGAATTTCGAGCGCTACGACGAAAACTTCGATCCTGCCACGGGCAATGGCGGGCTGGAGATCTGGATCCCGATCCGCGAGTGA
- a CDS encoding GNAT family N-acetyltransferase, producing MAFLEPVTLQGAHARLEPLSHDHVDGLMEAVSDGELWKLWYTFIPSAENMKQEIDRRLGLFAAGTMLPFTVFDADGKIAGMTTYMNVDAANRRVEIGSTWYAKRVQRSALNTQCKLLLLTHAFEKLNCIAVEFRTHFFNHQSRRGIERLGAKQDGILRSHQIAPNGTLRDTVVYSIIASEWPTVKAHLTYQLNDKPR from the coding sequence ATGGCCTTTCTTGAACCGGTTACCCTTCAGGGCGCGCATGCGCGGCTGGAGCCGTTGTCGCATGATCACGTTGACGGGCTGATGGAGGCGGTCAGCGACGGCGAGCTGTGGAAGCTCTGGTACACCTTCATTCCGAGCGCCGAAAACATGAAGCAGGAAATCGACCGCCGACTCGGCCTGTTTGCGGCCGGCACGATGCTGCCGTTCACGGTGTTCGATGCCGATGGGAAGATCGCGGGCATGACGACCTACATGAACGTCGATGCCGCCAACCGCCGCGTCGAGATCGGCTCGACCTGGTACGCCAAGCGCGTGCAGCGCAGCGCGCTTAATACGCAGTGCAAACTGCTGCTGCTGACGCACGCGTTCGAGAAGCTGAACTGCATTGCGGTAGAATTCCGCACGCATTTCTTCAACCATCAGAGCCGGCGCGGCATCGAGCGTCTGGGCGCCAAGCAGGACGGTATCCTGAGAAGCCACCAGATCGCGCCGAACGGCACGTTGCGCGACACCGTGGTTTACAGCATCATCGCCAGCGAATGGCCGACGGTGAAGGCCCATCTCACCTATCAACTCAACGACAAGCCGCGGTAG
- a CDS encoding SMP-30/gluconolactonase/LRE family protein, whose translation MADIRVLATDLEFPEGPVVMPDGSVVLVEIRGKRLTRVYPDGRKEVVAQIPGGPNGAALGPDGKMYICNNGGFSWIPTGKMIMPGPQADDYLGGSIQRVDLQSGKVETVVDKCGEHALRGPNDLVFDRHGGLWFSDLGKRRAREMDVGAFYYLKPGMKEIVEAVHGVLPANGIGLSPDEKTVYIAETPTARLWAYEIAEPGTIKPRDVIYRGERGKPIAGLGGYQMFDSMAVEANGNVCVATLVSGCISVIAPDGTLVEQVPTGDRVTTNIAFGGPELKTAYITLSGKGELIAMDWARPGLALNFLNK comes from the coding sequence ATGGCCGATATCCGCGTTCTCGCCACCGATCTGGAGTTTCCGGAAGGGCCGGTGGTGATGCCCGACGGCTCGGTGGTACTGGTCGAGATTCGCGGCAAGCGGCTGACGCGGGTTTATCCCGACGGGCGGAAAGAGGTGGTCGCGCAGATTCCCGGCGGTCCCAATGGCGCGGCGCTGGGGCCCGACGGCAAAATGTACATCTGCAACAATGGCGGCTTTAGCTGGATTCCGACCGGCAAGATGATCATGCCGGGCCCGCAGGCCGATGATTATCTCGGCGGCTCGATCCAGCGGGTGGACCTGCAGAGCGGCAAGGTCGAAACCGTCGTCGACAAATGCGGCGAGCACGCCCTGCGCGGGCCCAACGACCTGGTGTTCGACAGGCACGGCGGGCTCTGGTTCTCTGATCTCGGCAAGCGCCGCGCCCGCGAGATGGATGTCGGCGCGTTCTACTATCTCAAGCCGGGCATGAAAGAGATTGTCGAGGCCGTGCACGGCGTGCTGCCGGCCAACGGCATCGGCCTGTCGCCGGACGAGAAGACGGTCTACATCGCGGAGACGCCGACGGCGCGGCTGTGGGCCTATGAAATCGCCGAGCCCGGCACCATCAAGCCGCGCGACGTGATTTATCGCGGCGAGCGCGGCAAGCCGATCGCGGGGCTCGGCGGCTACCAGATGTTCGATTCGATGGCGGTGGAGGCTAACGGCAATGTCTGCGTGGCGACGCTGGTCTCGGGATGCATCTCGGTGATCGCGCCCGATGGCACGCTGGTCGAGCAGGTGCCGACCGGCGACCGCGTGACTACCAATATTGCGTTTGGCGGGCCGGAACTGAAGACGGCCTATATCACGCTGTCGGGCAAGGGCGAACTGATCGCGATGGACTGGGCGCGGCCGGGCTTGGCGCTGAATTTCTTGAACAAGTGA
- a CDS encoding GMC family oxidoreductase: METFDYVIIGAGSAGSVLANRLGEDPASRVCVLEAGPSDWHPYIHLPAGFIKTFHMKSINWAYQQEPGPWTGGRSIYAPRGKTLGGSSSINGHIYNRGQRQDFDTWAQLGNRGWGYPDILPYFKRMERRVGECDDTYRGREGSLTVTTMDWQDPLCEAFMEGAVSLGIPRNPDYNGEIQEGVSYCQRTIEKGLRVSAATAFLHPARRRGNVDVRTHAHVTNLIFEGKRVVGVRYLKGGKGGTPLEVRAGKEVILSGGAYNSPQVLQLSGVGSPELLQSHGIEVRHALPGVGEGLQDHYAPRSVARVKNIRTINELRRGVSLWVEALKWATTRRGLLSLSPTMVYCFWHSGETTESSDLQLTFTPASYKEGVQGQLEDEPGMTVASWQQRPESRGYVRIRSADPFAPPIIQTNYLVEEIDRRVVVAGMKLARRLLASKPLAPYYAYEDFPGPKVQSDDEFLAAATERGTTTFHPGCTCRMGPADAKWAVVDDELRVHGLQGLRVVDASIMPRMISANLNASTLMIADKASDMIRGKTALEAVRFPVPAAV; encoded by the coding sequence ATGGAAACGTTCGATTACGTGATTATCGGTGCGGGCTCCGCAGGCAGCGTGCTCGCCAACCGTCTGGGTGAAGACCCCGCGAGCCGCGTCTGCGTGCTCGAAGCAGGGCCGAGTGACTGGCACCCCTATATCCATTTGCCGGCCGGCTTCATCAAGACGTTCCACATGAAGAGTATCAACTGGGCCTACCAGCAGGAGCCCGGCCCGTGGACCGGCGGGCGCAGCATTTACGCGCCGCGCGGCAAGACGCTCGGCGGCTCATCCTCGATCAACGGCCATATCTACAACCGCGGCCAGCGCCAGGATTTCGATACCTGGGCGCAACTCGGCAATCGCGGCTGGGGCTATCCGGACATCCTGCCCTATTTCAAGCGGATGGAGCGCCGCGTCGGCGAATGCGACGATACCTATCGCGGCCGCGAAGGCAGTCTCACCGTCACCACCATGGACTGGCAGGATCCGCTCTGCGAGGCCTTCATGGAAGGTGCCGTCAGCCTCGGCATTCCGCGCAATCCGGACTACAACGGCGAGATCCAGGAAGGCGTGTCCTACTGTCAGCGCACCATCGAGAAGGGCCTGCGCGTCAGCGCCGCGACGGCATTCCTGCACCCGGCGCGGAGGCGGGGCAATGTCGATGTGCGGACGCATGCGCATGTCACCAACCTCATCTTCGAGGGCAAGCGCGTCGTCGGCGTGCGTTATCTCAAAGGCGGCAAGGGCGGTACGCCCCTCGAGGTGCGCGCCGGCAAGGAAGTCATCCTTTCCGGCGGCGCCTACAACTCGCCGCAGGTATTGCAATTGTCCGGTGTCGGCTCGCCGGAGCTGCTGCAATCGCACGGCATCGAGGTTCGCCACGCGCTGCCCGGCGTCGGCGAGGGCCTGCAGGACCATTACGCACCGCGCTCGGTCGCGCGCGTCAAGAACATCAGGACCATCAACGAACTGCGGCGCGGCGTCAGCCTCTGGGTCGAGGCGCTGAAGTGGGCGACGACGCGGCGCGGCCTGCTCTCGCTGTCGCCGACCATGGTCTATTGCTTTTGGCACTCCGGCGAGACCACCGAAAGCTCCGACCTGCAGCTCACCTTCACGCCCGCAAGCTACAAGGAAGGCGTGCAGGGCCAGCTCGAGGACGAGCCCGGCATGACGGTCGCCTCGTGGCAGCAGCGCCCCGAGAGCCGGGGCTACGTCCGCATCCGCTCTGCGGACCCGTTCGCGCCGCCGATCATCCAGACCAATTATCTGGTGGAAGAGATCGACCGCCGCGTCGTCGTCGCCGGCATGAAGCTGGCGCGCCGGCTGCTCGCATCGAAGCCGCTCGCGCCCTATTACGCCTACGAGGATTTCCCGGGCCCGAAGGTGCAGAGCGACGACGAGTTTCTGGCTGCCGCCACCGAGCGCGGCACCACCACCTTCCATCCCGGCTGCACCTGCCGCATGGGGCCGGCGGATGCCAAATGGGCCGTGGTCGACGACGAGTTGCGCGTGCACGGGCTGCAGGGCCTGCGTGTCGTCGATGCCTCGATCATGCCGCGGATGATCTCGGCCAACCTCAACGCCTCGACCTTGATGATCGCCGACAAGGCCTCCGACATGATCCGCGGCAAGACCGCGCTGGAGGCGGTGAGATTCCCCGTGCCTGCTGCGGTGTGA
- a CDS encoding glutathione S-transferase family protein: MAKTTLTISSKNYSSWSLRGWLLAKFSGLEFEEVVTAPDDASARAEILLLSSSILVPCLRHDGATIWDTLAIAEYLNEVRPDAGLLPADRIRRAHCRSICGEIHSGFTTLRASLPVNLKGHFPGFKIWSRAQADIDRVCAIWRDCLAESGGPFLFGERTMADAMYAPVVTRFMTYDVKLEPALAAYASTIMAMPEMQEWIDAAKAEPADIEELEVEY; the protein is encoded by the coding sequence ATGGCGAAGACGACACTGACCATCTCCAGCAAGAACTACTCGTCCTGGTCGCTGCGGGGCTGGCTGCTGGCGAAATTCTCAGGACTTGAGTTCGAGGAGGTGGTCACCGCCCCGGACGATGCCTCGGCGCGGGCCGAAATCCTGCTGCTGTCGTCGTCGATCCTGGTGCCGTGCCTGCGCCATGACGGCGCCACCATCTGGGATACGCTGGCGATCGCGGAATACCTCAACGAGGTCAGGCCGGACGCCGGCCTGCTGCCGGCCGACCGGATCCGGCGGGCGCATTGCCGCTCGATCTGCGGCGAAATCCATTCCGGCTTCACCACGCTGCGCGCCTCGCTGCCGGTCAACCTCAAGGGCCATTTCCCCGGCTTCAAGATCTGGTCGCGCGCGCAGGCCGATATCGACCGGGTTTGCGCCATCTGGCGCGATTGCCTTGCCGAATCCGGCGGGCCGTTCCTGTTCGGCGAGCGCACCATGGCGGACGCCATGTACGCCCCCGTCGTCACCCGCTTCATGACCTATGACGTGAAGCTCGAACCCGCGCTCGCAGCCTACGCCAGCACCATCATGGCAATGCCCGAAATGCAGGAATGGATCGATGCTGCCAAGGCCGAGCCCGCCGATATCGAAGAGCTCGAGGTTGAATATTAG
- a CDS encoding extracellular solute-binding protein: protein MRLSTNLRAFALATLSVFLLTVTAGAAEVRVMISGGLSAAYKALVPEFERSTGHKVLTAYGPSMGTTTNAIPVRLERGEPADVLIMVGYALEDLAKKGKVTAGTSVDLVKSPIGVAVKSGTPKPDISTPDALKRALLAVKTVAYSDSASGVYVSTEMFGKLGIADEMKDKARKIPATPVGEIVARGEAEIGFQQMSELKPVEGIDIVGPLPDELQKITVFSAGIASVSKEPDAGKALIKFLASPAARGEIVKSGLDPIAAGATN from the coding sequence ATGCGTCTTTCAACCAATCTTCGCGCATTCGCGCTCGCCACACTCAGCGTATTCCTGCTGACCGTCACGGCCGGCGCCGCCGAGGTGCGGGTGATGATCTCCGGCGGATTGTCGGCCGCCTACAAGGCGCTGGTTCCGGAATTCGAACGCAGCACGGGCCACAAGGTGCTGACCGCCTATGGGCCATCGATGGGCACGACGACCAATGCCATTCCGGTGCGGCTGGAGCGCGGCGAACCGGCCGATGTCCTCATTATGGTCGGCTATGCGCTCGAGGATCTCGCCAAGAAGGGCAAGGTGACCGCCGGGACCAGCGTCGATCTCGTCAAATCACCAATCGGCGTCGCCGTGAAATCAGGCACGCCGAAGCCGGACATCAGCACGCCCGACGCACTCAAGCGCGCGCTGCTGGCGGTAAAGACCGTCGCTTATTCCGACAGCGCCAGCGGCGTCTATGTCTCGACCGAGATGTTCGGCAAGCTCGGCATTGCCGACGAAATGAAGGACAAGGCCAGAAAGATTCCGGCCACGCCCGTCGGCGAGATCGTCGCGCGCGGCGAGGCCGAGATCGGCTTCCAGCAGATGAGCGAATTGAAGCCGGTGGAAGGCATCGACATCGTCGGCCCGCTGCCGGACGAATTGCAGAAGATCACGGTGTTTTCCGCCGGCATCGCCAGCGTCTCCAAGGAGCCCGACGCCGGCAAGGCGCTGATCAAGTTCCTCGCCTCGCCCGCCGCGCGCGGCGAAATCGTCAAGAGCGGGCTCGACCCGATTGCGGCGGGGGCTACGAATTAG